In Fibrobacter sp. UWB2, the following are encoded in one genomic region:
- a CDS encoding ABC transporter ATP-binding protein, with protein MYNWIKNRFVLSDEGTKTFIKGVFWTTWHYLSLMLPLSFVFLFLKEFMAKMQNPSAEPHNFWVYIAIAVVIYLVMYFIYALSYDSTYESVYSECKKRRITLAEKLRKLPLAFFGKKDLSDLTSTIMNDVNALEMIFSHAVPEIFAVAAMLVICAVALIIYNPLMAAALLWVAPFAGLLIYLSRKLQFKNFKHTYNAARVITEDIQESLENIQEIKSYCEEESVCKALDDHSKFYEHFQIKGEFMSGVILNGAQIFLKLGLASVLIFGSILLAQDKLSVFDYLVYIVCASTIYSPIYLVLNNMTELFFLDVRLKRFKEMDDMEVQRGSTKFEPADYDIEFKNVDFYYNEEKQVLKKASFTAKQGEITALVGPSGSGKTTAAKLAARFWDIQGGTITLGGQDISRIDPETLLKNFSIVFQDVVLFNTSIRDNIRIGKRDATDEEILRAAKLANCDDFVQRLPQGYDTVIGENGDTLSGGERQRISIARAILKDAPIVLLDEATASLDVENESKIQQSISELVQNKTVIIIAHRMRTIANADKVVVLQNGQVVETGSPAELKAKGGLFGKMLKLQEIN; from the coding sequence ATGTATAACTGGATTAAAAATCGTTTTGTCCTCTCTGATGAAGGTACAAAAACATTTATCAAAGGCGTATTTTGGACAACGTGGCATTACCTTTCGTTAATGCTCCCGCTTTCGTTCGTATTCCTGTTCCTCAAGGAATTCATGGCGAAAATGCAAAATCCGTCGGCAGAACCGCATAATTTCTGGGTTTACATAGCAATTGCGGTCGTCATTTACCTCGTCATGTACTTCATCTACGCACTTTCTTACGACAGCACGTACGAATCAGTCTATTCGGAATGCAAAAAGCGCCGCATCACGCTTGCCGAAAAGTTGCGCAAGCTCCCGCTCGCCTTCTTTGGCAAAAAGGACCTTTCCGACTTGACATCGACTATCATGAATGACGTGAACGCCCTTGAAATGATTTTCTCGCACGCCGTTCCTGAAATTTTTGCAGTCGCCGCGATGCTCGTTATCTGCGCAGTCGCACTCATTATTTACAACCCGTTGATGGCGGCAGCACTTTTGTGGGTAGCACCATTTGCAGGATTGCTCATTTACTTGTCCCGCAAATTACAGTTCAAAAACTTCAAGCACACCTACAATGCGGCCCGCGTCATTACCGAAGACATTCAGGAAAGCCTTGAAAACATTCAAGAAATCAAGTCCTACTGCGAAGAAGAAAGCGTCTGCAAAGCATTGGACGATCACTCCAAATTCTATGAACATTTCCAGATTAAAGGCGAATTCATGTCAGGAGTCATCTTGAACGGTGCACAAATTTTCCTGAAACTCGGCCTTGCTTCCGTTCTCATTTTCGGTTCTATCCTCCTTGCACAAGACAAATTAAGCGTATTTGATTACCTCGTGTACATCGTCTGCGCATCGACGATTTACAGCCCCATTTATCTCGTTCTAAACAACATGACGGAACTATTCTTCTTGGATGTTCGTCTCAAGCGATTCAAGGAAATGGACGATATGGAAGTGCAACGCGGTTCCACAAAGTTTGAGCCCGCTGATTACGACATTGAATTCAAGAACGTCGATTTCTACTACAACGAAGAAAAGCAAGTTTTGAAGAAGGCATCGTTCACCGCAAAGCAAGGCGAAATCACGGCACTCGTTGGCCCGTCTGGCAGCGGAAAGACAACCGCAGCAAAGCTCGCCGCCCGTTTCTGGGACATTCAAGGCGGCACCATCACGCTCGGCGGCCAGGACATCTCAAGAATCGATCCCGAAACGCTCCTCAAAAACTTTTCCATCGTCTTCCAGGATGTCGTGCTGTTCAACACCTCCATCCGCGACAACATTCGCATCGGTAAGCGCGACGCCACCGACGAAGAAATCCTGCGAGCCGCAAAACTTGCAAACTGCGATGACTTTGTCCAAAGGCTCCCGCAAGGCTACGACACCGTCATCGGTGAAAACGGCGACACGCTCTCCGGCGGCGAACGCCAGCGAATCTCCATCGCCCGCGCCATCCTCAAGGACGCCCCCATCGTGCTCCTTGACGAAGCCACAGCAAGCCTCGACGTCGAAAATGAATCCAAGATTCAGCAGAGTATTTCGGAACTCGTGCAGAACAAGACCGTCATCATCATCGCCCACCGCATGCGCACCATCGCCAATGCAGACAAGGTCGTGGTGTTGCAAAACGGTCAAGTTGTCGAAACCGGCTCCCCCGCAGAACTCAAGGCAAAAGGCGGCCTCTTCGGCAAAATGCTCAAGCTCCAAGAAATAAATTAG
- a CDS encoding type II toxin-antitoxin system RelB/DinJ family antitoxin, translating to MNKTANLYARIEPDVKEQAENILETLGISVSSAINMFYKQIILQQGIPFDVKLPKAPENAAKWSKERLDTELEKGYNDMLKGRTRPAAMVLSDVKKNHKI from the coding sequence ATGAACAAAACCGCAAATTTATACGCCCGCATAGAGCCCGATGTCAAAGAACAAGCTGAAAACATCCTGGAAACTCTCGGTATATCCGTTTCCAGCGCTATCAACATGTTCTATAAGCAGATTATTCTGCAACAGGGAATTCCCTTCGATGTGAAGCTGCCTAAAGCTCCCGAAAATGCCGCTAAATGGTCAAAAGAGCGCCTCGACACGGAACTCGAAAAAGGATACAATGACATGCTGAAAGGTCGCACCCGCCCTGCAGCGATGGTCCTTTCCGATGTCAAGAAGAATCACAAGATATGA
- a CDS encoding ZIP family metal transporter codes for MIQPILPIIQGLTIPFLGTVLGAACVFFIRGQMKQNLKRGLLAFAAGVMVAASVWSLLLPAIEASEHLGRLAFAPAAVGFWAGILFLFILDKITPHLHLGSKTPEGPRAKLKRTTMLTLAVTLHNLPEGMAVGIVFAGWLSGNVAITLSAAFALSIGIAIQNFPEGAVVSLPLKAEGATRKKAFALGALSGAVEPIGALITLIAAEILSPFMPYLLSFAAGAMIYVVVEEMLPEVSEGDHFDAGTILFAVGFTLMMALDSAL; via the coding sequence ATGATTCAACCCATTTTACCCATTATTCAAGGTCTCACCATCCCGTTTTTAGGGACGGTTCTCGGCGCAGCCTGCGTATTCTTTATCCGCGGGCAAATGAAGCAGAACCTCAAGCGCGGACTTTTAGCATTTGCGGCTGGCGTCATGGTAGCGGCATCCGTCTGGAGCCTGCTCCTCCCAGCAATCGAGGCTAGCGAGCATTTGGGTAGATTAGCGTTCGCCCCCGCCGCAGTGGGATTCTGGGCAGGTATTTTATTTCTATTCATTTTGGATAAAATCACGCCACATTTGCATTTGGGCAGCAAAACGCCCGAAGGTCCGAGAGCAAAACTCAAACGCACTACGATGCTCACGCTCGCGGTAACGCTCCACAACTTGCCCGAAGGCATGGCTGTCGGCATCGTTTTCGCGGGCTGGCTTTCCGGAAACGTCGCCATCACGCTCTCGGCCGCATTCGCTCTTTCCATCGGTATCGCCATCCAAAACTTTCCCGAAGGAGCCGTTGTTTCGCTCCCGCTAAAAGCCGAAGGCGCAACGCGCAAAAAAGCATTTGCACTCGGAGCGCTCTCCGGAGCCGTCGAACCCATCGGTGCCTTGATTACCTTAATCGCTGCCGAAATTCTTTCGCCGTTCATGCCCTACCTGCTCTCGTTTGCGGCAGGCGCAATGATTTACGTTGTCGTCGAAGAAATGCTCCCCGAAGTGAGCGAAGGCGACCACTTTGATGCAGGCACCATCCTCTTCGCCGTCGGCTTCACGCTCATGATGGCACTTGACAGCGCACTTTAA
- a CDS encoding ABC transporter ATP-binding protein has product MSVFKRLTPYMQSRKILYPFALLFSSLSSIAGIAPFIYVWLIVRELFADTGKISYDMVKHYALMAVIFSAVSVVLYFSALVCSHLVAFRIEGNIRRITMKKLLKLPLGFFDKNPTGRIRKIIDDNAAVTHTFMAHELPDLAGTIVVPIASLVLLFIFDWRLGIASLVPIAYAIITLGSKMNKSKDFMQKYMKSLEDMNTEAVEYVRGIPVVKVFQQTIYSFKNFYKTIDDYHQMVTAYSSSWKFIMCSYTTLINGVALILVPTTFLIATSSGNIAATIVDLMLYVLVTPVFSQCVMRSMYLSQAVNQAKLAIGSIESLTDYPELATPTNPQEVKHFDIEFKNVKFTYPGTENEVLHDISFKIKEGETVALVGTSGGGKSTIAKLVPRFFDANDGEILVGGAPIKEIPQEVLMKNTSFVFQNTRLFKKSILENVRYGTPEASIESVNKALDLAQCREIIDRLPEGINTVIGSKGTYLSGGEQQRIVLARAILKNAPIVVLDEATAFADPENESLIQQALQTLSKGKTVLMIAHRLTSIVNADQILVVQGGRIVERGTHKELVEKGGIFAKMWQDYQQSVSWTIGGKNV; this is encoded by the coding sequence ATGAGTGTTTTCAAAAGACTAACACCTTATATGCAATCGCGAAAAATTTTATATCCGTTTGCACTTTTATTTTCATCATTGAGTTCCATCGCGGGGATCGCTCCCTTTATATATGTATGGCTCATCGTCCGTGAATTATTCGCTGACACAGGCAAAATTTCATACGATATGGTCAAGCATTACGCATTGATGGCCGTCATTTTCTCGGCAGTCAGCGTCGTGCTTTACTTTTCCGCGCTCGTCTGTTCGCACTTAGTCGCCTTCCGCATCGAAGGCAACATCCGCAGAATTACCATGAAAAAATTGCTCAAGCTCCCGCTTGGCTTTTTCGACAAGAATCCCACCGGACGCATCCGCAAAATCATCGACGACAACGCAGCCGTCACTCATACATTCATGGCGCACGAACTTCCGGATTTGGCAGGAACCATCGTCGTTCCCATCGCCTCGCTCGTATTGTTGTTCATTTTCGATTGGCGTCTTGGCATTGCTTCCCTCGTCCCAATTGCCTACGCCATCATCACGCTCGGCTCCAAGATGAACAAGAGCAAGGACTTTATGCAAAAATACATGAAGTCTCTCGAAGACATGAATACAGAAGCGGTCGAATACGTGCGCGGCATCCCCGTCGTGAAAGTTTTTCAGCAAACTATTTACTCTTTCAAGAACTTCTATAAAACGATTGATGATTACCATCAAATGGTCACTGCATATTCCAGCAGTTGGAAATTCATCATGTGTTCTTACACGACGCTCATCAACGGTGTCGCCCTCATCCTCGTCCCCACAACATTCCTTATTGCAACTAGTTCAGGCAACATTGCCGCCACAATCGTGGACTTGATGCTCTACGTTCTCGTGACCCCCGTTTTCTCGCAGTGCGTCATGCGCAGCATGTACTTGAGCCAAGCCGTAAACCAGGCAAAACTCGCCATTGGTAGCATTGAATCGTTGACAGATTACCCAGAACTTGCTACACCGACAAACCCGCAAGAAGTCAAGCATTTCGATATTGAATTCAAGAATGTCAAGTTCACCTACCCCGGCACAGAAAATGAAGTCCTTCATGACATTTCATTCAAAATAAAGGAAGGCGAAACAGTCGCACTCGTTGGTACATCTGGCGGCGGCAAGAGCACCATTGCAAAGCTCGTCCCGAGATTTTTCGATGCCAACGATGGTGAAATTTTAGTCGGCGGTGCGCCCATCAAGGAAATACCCCAAGAAGTCCTCATGAAAAACACATCATTCGTTTTCCAGAATACTCGACTCTTCAAGAAGAGTATTTTGGAAAACGTCCGTTACGGAACTCCTGAGGCATCCATTGAAAGCGTCAACAAGGCGCTTGATCTCGCCCAATGCCGCGAAATCATTGACCGTCTGCCCGAAGGCATCAACACAGTCATCGGCAGCAAGGGTACATACCTTTCTGGTGGCGAGCAGCAGCGAATCGTCCTCGCCAGAGCCATTCTCAAGAACGCACCGATCGTCGTTCTTGATGAAGCGACCGCATTTGCTGACCCCGAAAACGAAAGCCTTATCCAGCAAGCACTGCAAACGCTTTCGAAGGGCAAAACAGTCTTGATGATTGCACACAGACTCACAAGCATCGTGAATGCCGACCAGATTCTCGTCGTACAAGGCGGCCGCATCGTGGAACGCGGCACGCACAAGGAGCTCGTTGAAAAAGGCGGCATATTCGCCAAGATGTGGCAAGATTATCAGCAGTCCGTCAGCTGGACTATCGGAGGCAAGAATGTATAA
- a CDS encoding alpha/beta hydrolase, which translates to MNKLKSFVVAASAVLLFTTSANACLAACKEKKRDEAYSKQLSAATLQTIIDNALPLKAVDPELGEPYQVYPIDVKPYDKDFHATLIEYPYGSSPRAVTHEPNPRGIVLYVHGYNDYFFQEELAEKSDSAGFAFFAIDLHYNGRSYSEGEPRSDMRSVKEYYAELDAAIALCKSIAAKGSGAKLPFVILGHSQGGLITPNYLNERNSEDFAALVLNSPFLDYKNSWFVRNVAFPVFSDIALLLPDAPAPKQEAPKYNISLLKSEKGEWEFNRDLKSDEWPQQYFGYLRATTRGIKWIHAGMQIKAPVLMMRSGCTVNTVKWDDDYMRCDCMLDVNLLEKWAPKLGSDVTTVTIEDGMHDLFLSRKDVRDNAYRTMFEFLDGAILRKQIVVAQNF; encoded by the coding sequence ATGAATAAGTTAAAGTCTTTTGTTGTCGCGGCCTCTGCCGTATTGCTCTTTACAACTTCTGCAAATGCGTGCCTTGCCGCCTGCAAGGAAAAGAAACGGGATGAAGCTTACAGTAAGCAACTCTCGGCAGCTACGTTGCAGACGATCATTGATAACGCTTTGCCGCTGAAGGCTGTGGACCCGGAACTTGGCGAACCGTATCAGGTTTACCCGATTGACGTAAAACCGTATGATAAGGATTTTCATGCAACGTTAATTGAATATCCTTACGGAAGTTCTCCGCGTGCGGTGACGCATGAACCGAATCCGCGTGGTATTGTCTTGTACGTGCATGGTTACAATGATTATTTTTTCCAGGAAGAGCTTGCGGAAAAATCGGATTCTGCGGGATTTGCGTTCTTTGCAATTGACTTGCATTACAATGGTCGTTCGTATAGCGAAGGCGAGCCGCGCTCGGATATGCGTAGCGTCAAGGAATACTATGCGGAATTGGATGCGGCTATTGCGCTTTGCAAGAGTATTGCCGCGAAAGGCTCGGGTGCGAAATTGCCGTTTGTCATTCTCGGTCATTCGCAGGGTGGTCTGATTACGCCGAATTACCTGAATGAACGCAATAGCGAAGATTTTGCAGCTCTCGTTTTGAATAGTCCGTTCCTGGATTATAAAAATAGCTGGTTTGTTCGCAATGTGGCGTTCCCTGTATTCTCGGATATTGCGCTGTTGTTGCCCGATGCACCCGCTCCGAAACAGGAAGCCCCTAAGTACAACATTTCTCTTTTGAAGAGTGAAAAGGGCGAGTGGGAATTCAATCGTGATTTGAAGAGCGATGAATGGCCGCAACAGTATTTTGGATACCTCCGTGCGACAACTCGCGGCATCAAGTGGATCCATGCGGGAATGCAGATCAAGGCTCCGGTTCTCATGATGCGTAGCGGCTGCACGGTGAACACGGTCAAGTGGGATGATGACTACATGCGTTGCGACTGCATGCTCGATGTGAATCTCCTTGAAAAGTGGGCTCCGAAATTGGGTAGTGATGTTACGACCGTAACGATTGAGGATGGCATGCATGACTTGTTCCTCTCGCGCAAGGATGTTCGCGATAACGCTTACCGCACGATGTTTGAATTCTTGGATGGCGCCATTTTGCGGAAGCAAATAGTTGTTGCACAGAACTTTTAA
- a CDS encoding class I SAM-dependent methyltransferase — MCNATSLRFMDKSFDVVVIANALHIIPEPSKALAEIRRVLKDDGVLIAPNFIFPTDGKRNLWQKLLSLVGVRFAHEWTEDEYKSFLKGNGWTITENCVIKGRIDLAYVECGK, encoded by the coding sequence ATTTGCAATGCGACTTCGTTACGTTTTATGGACAAATCTTTTGATGTGGTTGTGATTGCGAATGCGCTCCACATTATCCCGGAGCCCTCGAAGGCGCTTGCGGAAATCCGCCGCGTCTTGAAAGATGACGGCGTGCTGATAGCTCCGAACTTTATATTCCCTACTGACGGCAAAAGAAACTTGTGGCAAAAGCTTTTGAGTCTTGTCGGTGTCCGCTTTGCGCACGAATGGACGGAAGACGAATACAAGTCTTTCTTAAAAGGGAATGGCTGGACGATAACAGAAAATTGCGTTATTAAAGGGCGGATTGATTTAGCCTACGTGGAATGCGGGAAATAA